One genomic region from Streptomyces sp. NBC_01431 encodes:
- a CDS encoding alpha/beta fold hydrolase, translating to MNSPISRRTVTVSLLAGAAALGTPGAAFATPSPSADLASRPHHHEQPTIVLIHGAFADASSWSAVVERLQRLGHHALAPALPLRGLASDAAYIRSVLDSVPGPIVLVGHSYGGAVISVAAADAPRVKALVYIAAFVPDVGESALELTDKYPGSTLAQAASPQYYPLPGGGEGEELVIKQELFREQFAAGVPATTAQAMAVGQRPIALAALQEKATAAAWKRLPSWCLVATEDRNIPPAAEQWMAERAHAHTVRVRAPHAVAVSDPAPVTQLILRAAHSAC from the coding sequence ATGAACTCACCGATCTCACGCCGCACCGTGACCGTTTCACTTCTGGCCGGCGCCGCCGCCCTGGGAACTCCGGGCGCCGCCTTCGCCACTCCGTCACCCTCAGCGGACCTGGCGTCCCGACCACACCACCATGAGCAGCCCACCATCGTCCTGATCCACGGCGCGTTCGCCGATGCCTCCAGCTGGAGCGCGGTCGTCGAACGGCTCCAGCGGCTTGGGCACCATGCCCTCGCGCCGGCCCTTCCCCTGCGCGGGCTCGCGAGTGACGCCGCCTACATCCGCAGCGTGCTGGACAGCGTTCCGGGACCGATCGTGCTCGTGGGCCACTCCTACGGCGGAGCCGTCATCAGCGTCGCGGCAGCTGACGCGCCTCGGGTCAAGGCGCTGGTCTACATAGCCGCCTTCGTGCCGGACGTCGGCGAAAGCGCCCTGGAGCTCACGGACAAGTACCCCGGAAGCACCCTGGCGCAGGCCGCAAGCCCCCAGTACTACCCGCTGCCCGGCGGGGGCGAGGGGGAGGAACTGGTCATCAAGCAGGAGCTGTTCCGGGAGCAGTTCGCGGCCGGCGTACCCGCCACGACCGCTCAGGCGATGGCGGTGGGGCAGCGTCCGATCGCTCTGGCCGCGCTTCAGGAGAAGGCCACCGCGGCAGCGTGGAAGAGGCTCCCCAGTTGGTGCCTCGTCGCAACCGAGGACCGCAACATCCCCCCGGCCGCCGAGCAGTGGATGGCCGAACGCGCCCACGCCCACACCGTCAGGGTCCGCGCACCCCACGCGGTCGCCGTGAGCGACCCGGCCCCGGTCACCCAACTGATCCTGCGCGCCGCCCACTCGGCCTGCTGA
- a CDS encoding TVP38/TMEM64 family protein: MLDPAARPSPGLAARCTRALLSPWSRLSLLVLVLAAAGTTVLIVQPQRLLADGWPPELGGAGAVVLFAVAYGLCTAAFVPRPILNLAAGALFGAQAGLASSLAGTVLGAGISFGLGRVLGQDALRPLLRGRWLTAADGQLSRHGFRSMMAIRLFPGVPFAAANYCAAVSRMGWTPFLLATGLGSIPNTLAYVIAGNSAASPTSPTFLIAMGFIVLSAVGAAAVAWRKRHRLRGR, translated from the coding sequence ATGCTCGACCCCGCCGCCCGTCCCTCCCCCGGCCTCGCCGCGCGCTGCACCAGAGCGCTGCTCTCGCCGTGGTCGCGGCTCTCGCTGCTCGTGCTGGTCCTGGCGGCCGCCGGGACCACCGTGCTGATCGTCCAGCCGCAGCGACTGCTCGCCGACGGCTGGCCGCCGGAGCTGGGCGGGGCCGGGGCGGTGGTGCTCTTCGCGGTGGCGTACGGGCTGTGCACGGCGGCGTTCGTGCCGCGCCCCATCCTGAACCTGGCGGCCGGCGCTCTGTTCGGCGCCCAGGCCGGTCTCGCCTCCTCGCTCGCGGGGACGGTGCTGGGTGCGGGCATCTCGTTCGGGCTCGGCCGGGTGCTGGGGCAGGACGCGCTACGGCCCCTGCTGCGCGGGCGCTGGCTGACGGCGGCGGACGGGCAGCTGTCGCGGCACGGGTTCCGTTCGATGATGGCGATCAGGCTGTTCCCCGGGGTGCCGTTCGCCGCCGCCAACTACTGTGCGGCGGTCTCGCGCATGGGCTGGACTCCGTTCCTGCTGGCCACCGGCCTCGGCTCGATCCCCAATACGCTCGCCTACGTCATCGCGGGCAACAGCGCCGCGTCGCCGACCTCGCCCACTTTCCTGATCGCGATGGGCTTCATCGTGCTGAGCGCGGTCGGCGCCGCCGCGGTCGCCTGGCGCAAGCGCCACCGCCTTCGGGGCCGGTAG
- a CDS encoding cytochrome d ubiquinol oxidase subunit II, which translates to MLEYASYALVLFSLAMYVVLDGYDLGVGMLSLAARSERRREYGEIVATAWDANESWIILAGVVLWAGLPGAYAVILPSVYLPLIGMLIAVILRGLGLEMQSAADGYRRGWALLFGGASLAATVCQGLVLGALLTGPSQRDGMFQGGAFDWFSRYSVLCALGLVAVYLLAGAAWLQDKTEGWSRSGIRRTGRSLLVVTAIMTAVLGLLMPSADPQQSQLSQPLRAVLFWLAVLAAVAAGAVAWYGFGRRPDWRPFAAVATMTACGLVGLAVLSVPVVVPPALTVHQVASPHSSQLFLVVGVGLCMPFVLAYNAYAWRSFRGKYTDPLERPIPPPPARTFPLAVSPAPSGALRTIVRRTLLVALGILATALSQDVFGGVADWIDPVGVVVLCCTSLAAWIVGDRRDRRAGYFHADIVGIEAETTS; encoded by the coding sequence TTGCTTGAGTACGCCAGTTACGCCCTGGTCCTCTTCTCCCTCGCCATGTATGTCGTACTCGACGGTTACGACCTCGGGGTGGGCATGCTCAGCCTGGCTGCCCGGTCGGAGCGCCGACGGGAGTACGGCGAGATCGTCGCCACCGCCTGGGACGCCAACGAGAGCTGGATCATCCTGGCCGGCGTAGTCCTCTGGGCCGGCCTGCCGGGTGCCTACGCCGTGATTCTGCCCAGTGTCTACCTGCCGTTGATCGGCATGCTCATCGCCGTCATCCTGCGCGGGCTCGGCCTGGAGATGCAGAGCGCGGCCGACGGCTACCGGCGAGGCTGGGCGCTGCTGTTCGGCGGGGCGTCGCTCGCCGCGACCGTGTGCCAAGGTCTCGTCCTCGGCGCCCTGCTCACCGGCCCGAGCCAGCGCGACGGCATGTTCCAGGGCGGGGCCTTCGACTGGTTCAGCCGCTACAGCGTGCTGTGCGCGCTCGGCCTGGTCGCCGTATACCTGCTGGCCGGGGCCGCCTGGCTGCAGGACAAGACCGAGGGCTGGTCGCGGTCGGGCATCCGCCGCACCGGACGGTCGCTGCTGGTGGTCACGGCGATCATGACGGCCGTACTCGGTCTGCTGATGCCGAGCGCCGACCCTCAGCAGTCGCAGCTGAGCCAGCCTCTGCGGGCCGTGTTGTTCTGGCTCGCGGTCCTCGCCGCCGTCGCGGCCGGCGCCGTCGCCTGGTACGGCTTCGGCCGTCGCCCCGACTGGCGGCCGTTCGCCGCTGTGGCCACGATGACGGCCTGTGGACTGGTGGGCTTGGCGGTGCTCTCCGTACCGGTCGTCGTACCGCCCGCACTGACGGTCCATCAGGTTGCGAGCCCGCACTCCTCCCAGCTCTTCCTGGTCGTGGGTGTCGGGTTGTGCATGCCGTTCGTACTGGCCTACAACGCCTACGCCTGGCGGAGCTTCCGCGGCAAGTACACCGATCCCCTGGAGCGTCCGATCCCGCCGCCCCCGGCCCGTACCTTCCCCTTGGCGGTCTCCCCGGCGCCCTCCGGTGCCCTGCGGACGATCGTGCGACGGACCTTGCTGGTGGCACTCGGCATCCTGGCGACCGCCCTGTCCCAGGACGTGTTCGGCGGTGTGGCCGACTGGATCGACCCGGTCGGCGTCGTCGTCCTGTGCTGCACATCGCTGGCCGCGTGGATCGTGGGTGACCGCCGGGATCGGCGGGCCGGGTACTTCCACGCGGACATCGTGGGCATCGAGGCGGAGACCACCTCGTGA
- a CDS encoding ABC transporter ATP-binding protein/permease: MSSAAVLLDELAADRAEDPVPAPLQQWAAFGRRELRRAGLLRGAAQLGTVIWAGGLSWAAERGLSALRGAPHPAAAVLLPALLIAAGVALRAVLLAAGDAAAARGARTVRETLRGRLIATALPAHGPARIGLDDAALVQAVDGEVCQLTDWLTDYLPARTTMLLSSGLTLAAIASRSWFVALLVLAATPLLPANLKVIGLGTQSAVRAQLAAIRTHRARMLDHLRGLPTLVGLGAHDQAAASLTRHDREVSGRTEKVLRIAFLSTAWVELLITGTLAVVATYCGLALLDYLDLPVVPDHMSLSAALFVLVLVPAYFAPARDLAAGYHARARATAAAGLLAPVLDAPRETVVPPAPHARRTSAPTGVCLEAVTVHHPGKAAPAMDRVSVYLAPGRCLAVTGPSGAGKSTLLAVAAGLRAPHGGSALHLLNRLPIPADPSRVAWVGQPAHLLPGTLRENLLLARPTASDDDLLDAVASLGFEDLLAALPRGLDTPLGERGTGLSSGQSQQLALIRALLRDAPVLCLDEPTAHLDPDAERRVLSALRTLTRDRTVLLATHSPALLPLADHVITLDHGRAR, translated from the coding sequence GTGAGCAGTGCCGCCGTACTCCTGGACGAACTGGCCGCGGACCGGGCCGAAGACCCGGTGCCCGCCCCATTGCAGCAATGGGCGGCCTTCGGCCGACGGGAGTTGCGCCGCGCGGGCCTGCTGCGCGGCGCGGCCCAACTGGGCACGGTGATCTGGGCGGGCGGGCTCTCCTGGGCCGCCGAGCGTGGCCTGTCCGCACTCCGGGGCGCCCCTCACCCCGCGGCGGCCGTACTGCTTCCCGCCCTGCTCATAGCGGCCGGCGTGGCCCTGCGCGCCGTACTGCTGGCCGCGGGCGACGCGGCGGCCGCACGCGGCGCCCGCACCGTACGCGAGACCCTGCGCGGCCGGCTCATCGCGACAGCGCTGCCCGCACACGGCCCGGCCCGCATTGGCCTGGACGACGCGGCACTGGTCCAAGCCGTCGACGGCGAGGTCTGCCAGCTCACCGACTGGCTCACCGACTACCTGCCCGCCCGGACCACCATGCTGCTCAGCAGCGGCCTCACCCTGGCCGCGATCGCTTCCCGCAGCTGGTTCGTCGCCCTGCTCGTGCTGGCCGCCACCCCGCTGCTGCCGGCCAACCTGAAGGTCATCGGCCTGGGCACGCAGAGCGCCGTACGCGCCCAGCTGGCGGCGATCCGCACCCACCGGGCCCGCATGCTGGACCATCTGCGCGGCCTGCCCACCCTGGTCGGTCTCGGGGCGCACGACCAGGCGGCCGCGTCGCTGACCCGGCACGACCGGGAGGTCTCCGGTCGCACCGAGAAGGTGCTGCGGATCGCCTTCCTGTCGACCGCATGGGTCGAACTGCTCATCACCGGCACCCTCGCCGTGGTGGCCACCTACTGCGGACTGGCCCTGCTCGACTACCTGGACCTGCCTGTCGTACCGGATCACATGAGCCTGTCCGCCGCGCTGTTCGTCCTGGTCCTGGTGCCCGCCTACTTCGCGCCGGCCCGGGACCTGGCCGCCGGCTACCACGCCCGCGCCCGCGCGACCGCTGCCGCCGGCCTGCTGGCCCCGGTCCTGGACGCGCCTCGCGAAACCGTGGTGCCACCCGCCCCGCACGCCCGGCGGACCTCGGCGCCAACCGGGGTGTGCCTGGAAGCCGTCACGGTCCATCACCCCGGAAAGGCAGCGCCCGCGATGGACCGTGTCAGCGTGTACCTCGCACCGGGTCGGTGCCTCGCCGTCACCGGCCCCAGCGGGGCCGGCAAGTCCACCCTGCTCGCCGTCGCGGCCGGGCTCCGCGCCCCGCACGGTGGAAGCGCGCTCCACCTGCTGAACCGCCTGCCCATTCCCGCCGACCCCAGCCGGGTCGCCTGGGTGGGCCAGCCGGCGCACCTGCTGCCCGGCACCTTGCGCGAGAACCTCCTCCTGGCCCGACCCACCGCGAGCGACGACGACCTGCTGGACGCCGTCGCCTCGCTCGGCTTCGAAGACCTCCTCGCGGCACTGCCGCGGGGACTTGACACACCGCTCGGCGAACGCGGCACCGGCCTCTCCTCCGGCCAGTCCCAACAGCTCGCCCTCATAAGGGCGTTGCTGCGGGACGCACCCGTGCTGTGCCTGGACGAACCCACCGCCCACCTCGACCCGGACGCGGAGCGACGCGTCCTGTCCGCGCTGCGCACGCTGACCCGCGACCGTACGGTCCTGCTCGCCACGCACAGCCCCGCGCTGCTGCCGCTGGCCGACCACGTCATCACGCTGGACCACGGGAGAGCCCGATGA
- a CDS encoding ATP-binding cassette domain-containing protein, with protein sequence MNRISAWRLLRTAAPRRTLVTGMLFAAAAELSGAALLGVSGWFLTTCAVVTLQANTTWSWMYPSGAVRALALTRTGLRYLERLDNHRTLLATQVTLRARLARGAARLTPRELRGQRDGTLLTRLTADVETVAGLPANAIAPLVAAVTTACLVEALLLWARPALGIAQLAVWAAGLACARHAQRSARAHLANAAEARAAFGTALLGSRAAFNELRCLDALPQARLAATSAMADVESAEWAAARAERQGRLALRLLAAVAQASVLLIALRAAPTQMIGVTVGEVLLVAAGWELLERLPRLMQHLTQAGNAAGRLAALSDEEPPADRGSKAIRSIETDGLPLLGSPAKLTMTVQGPGLVLVTGPNGSGKSTLLCQLAGRVLAPAGTVLLNGTPVHELPASAIARTVTLVEADDWLADDTIAANLRQAAPSADSTALRAALEVVGLSALPLDTPAGPGGRLLSQGQRRRLATARAVLRQPPVLLLDEPVAGLDRPTAEALLAALPEALPDTALVIALQEQDLGLVKRTPTVVVHLSRAAERPLRPERVA encoded by the coding sequence ATGAACCGGATCAGCGCCTGGCGGCTGCTGCGTACAGCGGCTCCGCGCCGCACCCTGGTGACCGGCATGCTGTTCGCCGCAGCGGCGGAACTCAGCGGCGCGGCACTGCTCGGCGTGTCCGGCTGGTTCCTGACGACCTGCGCCGTGGTCACCCTCCAGGCCAACACCACCTGGTCCTGGATGTACCCCTCGGGCGCCGTCCGGGCACTGGCGCTGACCCGCACCGGCCTGCGCTACCTCGAACGCCTGGACAACCACCGGACACTGCTGGCCACCCAGGTGACCCTGCGAGCCCGGCTGGCCCGCGGCGCTGCCCGCCTCACCCCCCGCGAGTTGCGCGGACAACGCGACGGGACGTTGCTCACCCGACTCACCGCCGATGTGGAGACCGTCGCGGGCCTGCCCGCGAACGCCATCGCACCGCTGGTGGCGGCGGTCACGACCGCGTGCCTGGTCGAGGCACTGCTGCTGTGGGCCAGGCCGGCCCTCGGGATCGCCCAACTCGCCGTATGGGCAGCCGGCCTCGCCTGCGCCCGGCACGCCCAACGCAGCGCACGCGCCCATCTGGCCAACGCCGCGGAGGCCAGGGCCGCATTCGGTACCGCGCTGCTCGGCAGTCGGGCCGCCTTCAACGAACTGCGGTGCCTGGACGCCCTGCCGCAGGCTCGGCTGGCGGCGACGAGCGCCATGGCCGATGTCGAGTCCGCCGAATGGGCCGCTGCCCGCGCCGAGCGGCAGGGGCGCCTGGCACTGCGTCTCCTCGCCGCAGTGGCGCAAGCGTCGGTGCTGCTCATCGCCCTGCGCGCCGCCCCGACCCAGATGATCGGCGTCACCGTGGGCGAAGTACTGCTGGTGGCCGCCGGGTGGGAGCTCCTGGAGAGACTTCCCCGGCTGATGCAGCACCTGACCCAAGCCGGGAACGCGGCTGGGCGCCTGGCCGCTCTCTCCGACGAGGAGCCCCCGGCGGACCGCGGGTCAAAGGCCATCCGCTCCATCGAGACGGATGGCCTCCCGCTCCTTGGTTCGCCCGCCAAACTCACGATGACCGTGCAAGGCCCCGGACTGGTCCTGGTCACCGGCCCCAACGGCAGCGGGAAGTCGACGCTGCTCTGCCAACTGGCCGGGCGCGTACTCGCCCCTGCCGGTACGGTCCTCCTCAACGGCACGCCCGTGCACGAACTGCCCGCCTCCGCCATCGCCCGGACGGTCACCCTCGTCGAGGCCGACGACTGGCTGGCCGACGACACGATCGCGGCCAATCTGCGTCAGGCGGCACCGTCGGCGGACTCCACCGCACTACGCGCCGCGCTGGAAGTGGTGGGCCTGTCGGCCTTGCCGCTCGACACACCGGCGGGCCCCGGCGGACGCCTGCTGTCGCAGGGCCAGCGACGGCGACTTGCCACGGCACGCGCCGTATTGAGACAGCCACCGGTGCTCCTGCTCGACGAGCCGGTGGCCGGCCTGGACCGTCCCACCGCCGAGGCACTCCTGGCCGCGCTGCCCGAGGCACTGCCCGACACCGCACTGGTGATCGCCCTGCAGGAACAGGACCTTGGCCTAGTCAAACGGACACCGACCGTGGTCGTGCACCTCAGCCGTGCCGCGGAACGACCACTGCGGCCCGAGAGGGTGGCCTAG
- a CDS encoding undecaprenyl-diphosphate phosphatase, giving the protein MSWFESFILGLVQGLTEFLPISSSAHLRLTAAFAGWTDPGPAFTAITQIGTETAVLIYFRKDIARIVSAWFRSLTDRSLRGDHDARMGWLVIVGSIPIGVLGIVLKHQIDTSFRDLRVIATTLVAMGVVLGVADRLAARDASGGRHRAVRERKPLQELSTRDGLIYGMCQAMALIPGVSRSGATISGGLLMGYTREAAARYSFLLAVPAVLASGVFELKDAGGAGQAPMAPTLLATVIAFAVGYAVIAWFMRFISSKSFMPFVVYRVLLGTALFALVGAGSLSPEAGDGL; this is encoded by the coding sequence ATGTCTTGGTTCGAATCGTTCATACTCGGGCTCGTCCAGGGGCTGACGGAGTTCCTGCCCATCTCCTCCAGCGCGCACCTGCGGCTGACCGCCGCCTTCGCGGGCTGGACGGACCCCGGGCCCGCGTTCACCGCCATCACGCAGATCGGCACCGAGACGGCCGTCCTCATCTACTTCCGCAAGGACATCGCGCGCATCGTGTCGGCGTGGTTCCGCTCGCTCACCGACCGTTCGCTGCGCGGTGACCACGATGCCCGGATGGGCTGGCTCGTCATCGTGGGCTCGATACCGATCGGCGTGCTCGGCATCGTCCTGAAGCACCAGATCGACACCTCCTTCCGTGATCTGCGGGTGATCGCCACCACCCTGGTTGCGATGGGTGTCGTGCTCGGCGTCGCCGACCGTCTCGCGGCCCGCGACGCGTCAGGTGGCCGCCACCGGGCGGTCAGGGAACGCAAGCCGCTCCAGGAACTCAGCACCAGAGACGGTCTGATCTACGGCATGTGCCAGGCCATGGCCCTCATCCCGGGCGTCTCCCGCTCCGGTGCCACCATCAGCGGCGGTCTGCTCATGGGCTACACCCGTGAGGCCGCGGCCCGTTACTCGTTCCTGCTCGCCGTTCCGGCCGTACTGGCTTCGGGCGTCTTCGAGTTGAAGGACGCGGGCGGGGCGGGCCAGGCGCCGATGGCGCCCACGCTCCTCGCCACGGTCATCGCCTTCGCCGTCGGGTACGCCGTGATCGCCTGGTTCATGCGGTTCATCTCCAGCAAGAGCTTCATGCCGTTCGTGGTCTATCGCGTCCTGCTGGGCACCGCGCTGTTCGCCCTGGTCGGCGCGGGCTCCCTGAGCCCGGAGGCGGGCGACGGGCTCTAA
- a CDS encoding alpha/beta fold hydrolase codes for MSPSDSPTVVLVHGAFADASSFSRVIPELIARGLNVVAPAVPNRSLLGDAAYIASLVRRIPGPVVLVGHSYGGAVITVAGAEDNVAALVYLAGYALEQGESLGALQGRFPDSDLADALVYTPFPIEGSTDPGTDVSVRIDKFPTIFAAGVEPHLASVLAVSQRPLAAQAFAEKAPVAAWKTKPSWGLVASADRTINPDVERFGYQRAGMTTVEVDSSHLVMLTHPERVAELIHEAVRATAR; via the coding sequence ATGTCCCCTTCCGATAGCCCGACGGTCGTCCTTGTTCACGGTGCCTTCGCCGACGCGTCGAGCTTCTCCCGTGTGATCCCCGAGCTGATCGCCCGCGGCCTGAACGTGGTGGCCCCGGCCGTGCCCAACCGCAGCCTGCTCGGTGACGCCGCCTACATCGCCTCGCTCGTCCGCCGGATTCCCGGCCCGGTCGTCCTGGTGGGCCACTCCTACGGCGGTGCCGTCATCACCGTCGCGGGCGCGGAGGACAACGTCGCAGCCCTGGTCTACCTGGCCGGATACGCCCTGGAGCAGGGCGAAAGCCTCGGTGCACTACAAGGCCGCTTCCCGGATTCCGACCTCGCCGACGCGCTGGTCTACACGCCCTTCCCGATCGAGGGCTCCACCGATCCAGGCACCGACGTGTCCGTCCGGATCGACAAGTTCCCGACGATTTTCGCCGCGGGCGTCGAACCCCACCTCGCCTCCGTGCTCGCCGTCTCCCAACGCCCCCTGGCCGCACAGGCATTCGCTGAAAAGGCCCCGGTCGCGGCCTGGAAGACCAAGCCCTCCTGGGGCCTGGTCGCCTCGGCCGACCGCACCATCAACCCCGATGTGGAGCGCTTTGGCTACCAGCGGGCCGGAATGACCACCGTCGAGGTCGACTCCTCGCACCTGGTGATGCTCACGCACCCCGAGCGGGTCGCCGAACTGATCCACGAGGCGGTCCGAGCCACCGCCCGGTGA
- a CDS encoding GNAT family N-acetyltransferase — translation MNTTTPDSDTADTLLAVFDRQLRENALADGPGATVERVGDVVRQVGPGHVWNGVLWSALTATSADAEIAAQVRHFASLGNEFEWKLYDHDRPADLGERLRAAGFDAEPAETVMVARVADLPHDVEPAEGITLRPVTDAAGVDLMTYVHDRAFDNDSTRVRERLLAQFAEAPETVTAVVAMAGALPVSAARMDFHPGTEFASLWGGGTLPEWRGKGIYRALIVYRTRVAAERGYRYLQVDASDQSRPILRRLGFVPLTVTTPYIRRP, via the coding sequence ATGAACACCACCACGCCTGACAGCGACACCGCCGACACACTGCTGGCCGTCTTCGACCGGCAGCTGCGCGAGAACGCCCTGGCGGACGGGCCGGGTGCCACGGTCGAGCGGGTCGGCGATGTCGTACGGCAGGTGGGCCCCGGCCACGTGTGGAACGGCGTCCTGTGGTCGGCTCTGACGGCCACGTCCGCCGACGCCGAGATCGCGGCGCAGGTACGCCACTTCGCCTCCCTCGGCAACGAATTCGAGTGGAAGCTGTACGACCACGACCGCCCCGCCGACCTCGGGGAGCGCCTGCGCGCGGCCGGATTCGACGCCGAACCCGCGGAGACGGTCATGGTCGCCCGCGTCGCGGACCTGCCGCACGACGTCGAGCCCGCCGAGGGCATCACGCTGCGTCCGGTGACCGATGCGGCCGGTGTCGACCTGATGACGTACGTCCACGACCGCGCCTTCGACAACGACTCCACCCGCGTCAGGGAGCGACTGCTCGCCCAGTTCGCCGAGGCGCCCGAGACCGTCACCGCGGTCGTCGCCATGGCCGGTGCCCTACCCGTGAGCGCGGCCCGCATGGACTTCCACCCGGGGACGGAGTTCGCGAGCCTGTGGGGCGGCGGCACCCTGCCCGAGTGGCGGGGCAAGGGCATCTACCGCGCGCTGATCGTCTACCGCACCCGCGTCGCCGCCGAGCGCGGCTACCGCTACCTCCAGGTCGACGCGTCCGACCAGAGCCGCCCCATCCTGCGACGCCTCGGCTTCGTACCGCTGACCGTCACGACGCCGTACATCCGCCGGCCGTAG
- a CDS encoding cytochrome ubiquinol oxidase subunit I, with the protein MASSTVVELSRWQFAITAIFHMTFPALTVGLSVLLAVVYTVYVRTGNPLYLQIFRFWKKIFAVGFGLGVVAGTVMTFEFGLNWGVYAHAVGPIIGVTIGMEVITAFFLEAGFIGLMLYGDGRIRPRTMALASWMVALGTLLSTTWILSANSWMQDPVGYDKVAGQFHARDWISILFNPAFAHRFPHMLLAVLISAAWFVGGISAWYLVKNRIHAQPMARRCLSIALGVLGVLMPVQLYVGDGTAVFMGGHQLPKLEAFEGNWKSDNNGYNLFVVPDTDKGENRLHVEIPHLGSVIAQDLTGRTTTPGLLGTPPGERPNMWTAFYGFRAMYFTALLMFGTAFAGMVLRMRRRLFDSPRFLRWMVWMTPAGIIAITGGWIVAETGRQPWVVYGQLRTADAVSHLSAAEVAASLAGFVLLYVTLLAIWARYIVRTVKAGPESLTTGPASPDASEALVA; encoded by the coding sequence ATGGCTTCGTCAACCGTCGTCGAACTGTCCCGATGGCAGTTCGCGATCACCGCGATCTTTCATATGACCTTCCCCGCGCTCACCGTCGGCCTCTCGGTGCTCCTCGCCGTCGTCTACACGGTCTACGTGCGCACGGGGAACCCTCTGTACCTACAGATCTTCCGGTTCTGGAAGAAGATCTTCGCCGTGGGCTTCGGCCTGGGCGTCGTCGCGGGCACGGTGATGACCTTCGAGTTCGGCCTCAACTGGGGCGTGTACGCCCACGCCGTCGGGCCGATCATCGGAGTCACCATAGGCATGGAAGTGATCACCGCCTTCTTCCTGGAGGCGGGGTTCATCGGCCTGATGCTGTACGGAGACGGGCGGATCCGCCCGCGCACCATGGCCCTGGCCAGCTGGATGGTCGCCCTCGGAACGCTGCTGTCCACCACCTGGATCCTGTCGGCCAACAGCTGGATGCAGGACCCGGTCGGCTACGACAAGGTCGCCGGACAGTTCCACGCCAGGGACTGGATCAGCATCCTGTTCAACCCCGCCTTCGCCCACCGCTTCCCGCACATGCTGCTGGCCGTGCTGATCAGCGCCGCCTGGTTCGTCGGCGGGATCTCCGCCTGGTACCTGGTGAAGAACCGGATCCACGCCCAGCCCATGGCCCGCCGCTGCCTGTCCATCGCGCTCGGCGTGCTGGGAGTCCTGATGCCGGTGCAGCTGTACGTGGGAGACGGCACCGCGGTCTTCATGGGCGGGCACCAGCTCCCCAAACTGGAGGCTTTCGAGGGCAACTGGAAGAGCGACAACAACGGCTACAACCTGTTCGTCGTCCCCGACACCGACAAGGGCGAGAACCGGCTGCACGTCGAGATTCCCCATCTCGGCTCGGTCATCGCCCAGGACCTCACCGGCAGGACGACAACGCCCGGACTGCTGGGGACCCCACCCGGCGAACGCCCCAACATGTGGACCGCCTTCTACGGTTTCCGCGCGATGTACTTCACCGCGCTGCTCATGTTCGGCACGGCCTTCGCGGGCATGGTCCTGCGCATGCGGCGCCGGCTGTTCGACTCCCCGCGCTTCCTGCGGTGGATGGTGTGGATGACCCCGGCCGGGATCATCGCCATCACCGGCGGCTGGATCGTCGCCGAGACGGGCCGCCAGCCGTGGGTCGTTTACGGCCAACTACGCACCGCCGACGCGGTCTCCCACCTCTCCGCGGCCGAAGTCGCCGCCAGCCTGGCCGGTTTCGTCCTGCTCTACGTCACTCTGCTGGCCATCTGGGCCCGCTACATCGTCCGCACCGTCAAGGCGGGCCCCGAGTCACTGACCACCGGGCCCGCCTCGCCCGACGCATCGGAGGCCCTCGTTGCTTGA